A stretch of DNA from Sphingomonas ginkgonis:
CTCGCGATCTTCCGCGGCCTTGCGATCGCTGATCTCGATCATCCAGAGGCCCGCGGCCGTGACCTGGTGGCCGGTCTTGACCGGGAACAGGCCGACCATCCAGTGCCGCTGCGCACCGGCCTGGCTTGCGGGATCGTTCGCGATCTCGAACTCGCGCATCGGCATGCCCGTGTCGAAAACCTTGTCGATCGCCGAACCCAGCGTCGCGGCGTTGTGCGGCGCCAGTTCGTGCAGGGTCCGGCCAAGATGCGCAGCGACGGGACGGCCGTTTATCTCGGCGAGCTCGCGATTGACCCGAATGAACCGGTGCGAGCGATCGAAGTAGGCGAGGCTGATCGGCGCGCTGGTGAGCAGCGTCTCGAGTTCGGCGGTGCGAAGCCGCAGTTCGTCCTCGGTCCGCTTGAGGGCATCGACGTCGGTGTTCGTCCCGAACCAGCGGACGATCTCGCCGGCCTGGTTTCGGACGGGCACGATCCTGGTCAGGAAGGGCCGGTAGATGCCGTCCCAGCCGAGCAGGGGGAAGGTCATCTCGAACTCGCGGCCGGTCCTTAGCGACTCGGTCCAGCGGCGTTCGACCTCGCCGAGCGTGTCGGGGTGGTGGACCTGACGCCAGCCCCATCCCTGCATAGCAGCGAAGTCGGTGCCGGTATATTCGTACCAGCGGCGGTTGTACCAGTAGATGGCGCCGTCACCATAGGCCATCCAGCAGAGCGCCGGCATGTGATCGGCGAGCGTCTCGAAATCCGCGTTGCGGGACTGCAGCTGCTCCTCGGCCTGCTGATGCTCGCTGACGTCGGTGATGGCTCCCACCCAGCGACACGCCGACCCGCGATCGTCGCGCAAGATCGTCGCGACATCATTGATCCAGACGACCCGCCCGTCGGCGTGGCGGATGCGGTAGCGCTTCTCGAAGCGGGCCTCATGGTCGAGCGCGGCAGTGACCGCATCCCTGACCCCCCCGCAGTCGTCCGGATGCACGATCGAGAGCCAGTCGCCGAGCCGGTGCATCGTGCCGTAGCCGGTCACCTCGGCAAGGTGGCTGTTCTCCGAGATCGTGTCGCTCTCGGGGTCGTAGACGTAGATGGACGTTCTCGCGAGGGTCTGCGCCGCTGCGGCGACCTCGGCACTGCGCTCGGCTTCTTCCCGAGTCCTGCGCTGTACATCGTTGAGGCGGTCGAAGCGGCGGGCGGTCTCGGCCAGCTCCTGCTCCCTGGCGCTGAGCTCGTGCTCGGCACGCCGCTGCTCGCTGAGATCGTTGACGACGGCGACCGCCCGAACGCCTTGATGGCCCTTGATGAGCGCGGCCCTGACGCAGACGGGAACGGGCGAACCGTCCTTCCGCACATAGGTTTTCTCCGCCTCGAAGCCGGTGCTTCGTCCGGCCATCAGGTCGCTGAGCTGGGCCTCGGTCGTCGAGCGGTCGTCCGGATGAACGAAATCGACGATCACCTTGGCCTGCAGCTCGCCCTCATCATAGCCGAGGAGCCGCTGGAACGCCGCGTTTACCCGCACCAGCCGGCGCGAGCGGACATCCGCTTCGGCCATCGCTACCGGCGCATGCTCGAACAGGAAGTCGCCGGTGGTGGTCGCACCGGAGCCGAGTTCCGGGTCGCCGGCCAAGTACACCAGATCCCGCGATCCTGTTGAATCTCGATTTACCAAGTTCGGCCAACCTTTCCTCACTGCAACAATCGCCCGGGCCGCTCATTGTTGCGGGCAGCGGGTCATGGCAGGGCGAAATCGTGTCGGATGCAGCGGTTCTGGATGGTGCGGCCCAACGCGCAAGGCTGGTGGAAGCCCTGCGCTGCATGGCCGATGGCGACCGACAGGCGCTCCAGACCGTTTACGAGATGACCAGCGCGAAGCTGTTCGGCATCTGCTTCCGTATCTTGGGAGATGCCGAGGAGGCGGAGGACGCGTTGCAGGAAGTCTACGTCAGTCTGTGGCGGCGTGCGGGAAGCTTCGATCCCGATCGGGCAAGCCCCATCAGCTGGCTGGCGAGCTTCGCACGGAACCGCGCCATCGACCGGCTGCGCTCCGCGCGCCGCAGCCGAGACACGGCCCCGATCGAGGCGGCGGCAAATGTCGGCGACGACCGGCCGAGCGCCTTTGCCGTAGCCGCGCAGACCGAGGAAGAGACTCGGCTGCACCGCTGCCTCGACACGCTCGAGGAGCATAGCCGGGTGTCGATCCGGACAGCCTTCTTCGACGGCCTGACCTACTCGCAGCTGGCCGGGCGGGCCGAAGTTCCACTCGGAACCATGAAGAGCTGGATCCGGCGCGGCCTGCAGCAGCTTCGCGCGTGCCTCGAAGCATGACCGAGCTCGAACTTCTCGCCGCCGAGCACGCCGTCGGCCTTCTCGAGGGGGAAGAGCTGCTCGAGGCCCGTCGGCTGGAAGCGACCGACGCAGTGTTTGGCGACCAGCTGTCCGAATGGCGCAACCGGCTGGCCCCGTTGCTCGACGAGGTGGCGGATCGGCTTCCCCCCGAGTCGCTGTGGGCCAGGGTGGTCGAGGCCATCGACCGCTCGCAGGTGCCGGGCGCCGGTGCCGAGCTGATCGACCTCCAGCGGCGGATCCGCCGCTGGAAGGGTGCGACCGGTCTCGCCAGCGCCATCGCCGCGAGCCTCGCGCTTGTCCTGGTCATCCCCATGGGGCGGACGCCTCCACCGGCGCCGCGACCGACGCCGGTCGGGCCGGCCCCGATCAGCCGTTCGACGATGATGGCATCGCTCCCGATGACCAAGGGGCCGGGCGTCGTCTCGGTGTCGATCGTTCCGGGAACAAGCGCGCTGCTGGTCGATGCCGCCACGATCAGGGCGGTTGCCGGGCGCGACCATCAGCTCTGGTTAATCCCCGCCTCGACCGGGGCCAAGCCGTTGTCGCTCGGCCTTGTGCGCGCGGGCCGGATGGACCGAATGGCGATGCCGTCGCCGATGCTCGATTATCTGAAATCCGGCGCGACGATCGCGCTGTCCAGGGAACCGGTGGGCGGTTCGACGACCGGCCTGCCGACCGGTCCGGTTGTCGCGTCTGGTCGGCTCCAGGAAATCTGAAGAGGACGCATCCGCCGGAGCGTGCCGCCCGTAACTGTCAGTGAGCGGCTCGGGATCACTCCCGGATACTCGCGCCGCCCGCGGCCGGCCGTCTCACTGCCCTCAGAGGCGGCCGGTCGCCACCCTCAGACCGAATGCCGCGGCCCGACTTTCGCGCGCTCCTCGCTCGGCTCGATGAACCAGGCGGTGATCGTCCGCGGGTTGAACGGCTTGCGGATGACCGGAACCGCCGCGAACCGATCCGGCACCGCCGCAGCCCCGGCGTATCCCGTGCAGAAGATGAAGGGGAGGGCGAGGGCGGTTAGGCGGTCCGCAACCGTAAAACTGGTCACATCGCCCAAATTGATATCGAGAACCGCCGCGGTGGGGCGGCGTTGCTCGATCATCTCGAGCGCCTGCTCGACCGTGCTCGCCACCCCGACCACCTCGCAGCCGCCCTCGATCAGCGAGTCCTCCAGCTGCAGCGCGATCAGCGGCTCGTCCTCGAGCACCAGCACCCGGCACGACGACGGCTTGCGGAAGGCGGCCGGATCGGGCGCGTCGCCGGGCGAGGCCACATCGTCCTCGGCCGGCGCCCGGCGGAGCAGCGCGTCGCAGGGAATGTCGAGCTTGATCTCCACCCCCTGATCGCCCCACTCGTAGGCGACCGCGCCGTGCAGCTGGTTGCGAACGCTGGCCTGGATCAGGGTGGAGCCGAACCCGCGGTGCTCCGGCTCCTGCGTCGGGCGCCCGCCGCTCTCGATCCACAGGAGGATGAAGCGCTGGTCGCTCCCGCCCCAGCGCTCGCCGACCCCCCAGCGGATCGCCACCCGCCCGCCGAGCACGCCGAGCACGCCGTACTTGACCGCGTTGGTGACCAGCTCGTGGAGGATGAGCCCGAGGCTCTGCGCCGCCGGCGGGAGCAGCCGCAGCGGCGGCCCGTCCATGCTGACCCGCGTATCGAGCGCGTAGGGGGCGAGCTCGTCCTCGATCAGCCGGGTCAGCTCGACCCCGTCCCAGCGCGAGTCGGCGAGCAGGCTGTGGGTTCGTGCCAGCGCCTGGATGCGCCCTTCGACGCTCGCCTTGAACTCGGCCATCGTCTCGGCGCGGGTGAGCTGGACGACCGACTGGACGACCGCCAGCAGGTTCTTGGCGCGATGGTCGACCTCGGTCGTCAGCAGCCGCTCGCGCTGCTCGGCGGCGTGGCGCTCGGTGACGTCCTCGCTGAACAGCACCAGCCCGCCGATCTTACCGTCGGCACAGCGCCACGGCCGAGCGCCCCACCGCAGCCGCCGGGTCCGCCCGTCCGGAAGCGCGATCTCGCTTTCCTCTTCGCGATACTCGGCACCCTCGTCGAGCACCTTGCGGTGGATGGCGCGGAGCTCCTCGGGGAAGTCGGGGAAGAGGTCGGAATGAAGTCGGCCGACCGGGCTTCCGGCCAGGCCGCAGTCGGCCCGATGGCGTTCCGATGCGGCGATGTAGCGCATGTCGCGGTCGTACATGGCGATACCCGCCGGCACATGTTCGATCGCCAGTGCCAGCTGCCCGTCGCGCTCGACCAGCTGCTCGGCGGTCCGCCGCAGCTTGCTTTCCCACCGCCGCTCGTCGGCGATCGCGGCGAGCAGGAGAATGGTCGCGGCGGTGATCACCAGATATTGCTGGAGAAGCCCCAGTCCCGCCCGGACGTCCGGCGGCACCGATCCAAAAGGCCCGAGGCCGCGGTGCGTTCCGTAGATCGAGATGGCGGTCAGAAGCGTCAGGCTGAGGCTTGCCCCGCGCACCCGCGTCGCCAGCGCCGCCCAGACGAGCGGCGGGTAGACGAGCCATGCCCGCGGGCCGGACGGAAGCGTGAAGACGAACGTGACGACGAACGCGGTCAGCGCGATTGCCAAGGGAAGCTGCAGCCGTTCGCCGAGCGGCGCTCGCATGACCGACCCGTCGCGCCACGACAGCAGCAGCGCCCCGACGATCATCGCTCCCGCCCAGTCGCCGAACAGCCAACCGGCGGCGACCTGCGCCAGCATCCCGGGCTGGATCGCGCCCGCCAGCTGCAGGGCGCCGACCCCGGCGCTGGTCGAGCAGAGCGTCAGCGCGGCGGACGCGAGGAGCAGCCCGGCCGTCTCGCGAACGCCGGGAAACTTCGGCTTCTCGCCGGCGACCCAGTCGTGGACACTGGCCGCCACCACGGTCGCCAGGCCGTTGCCGAGGCCGGCGATCAGCTGCGTCCACAAGGGGTTCGGATTATCGTTCAGCTGATAGGCGATCAGCGTTCCGAGCGAGATGGCCGGCCACAGCCGCTTGCCCCACACGAGCAGCGCCGCCAGCCCGATCCCGGCCGCCGGCCAGACGGGCGAAGCCGCACCGCTGACCATCGCCCAGCGCAAACCGAACCATGCCGCGGCCGCGTAGGTGGCCAGCAGCAGAAATCCGTGGGTCCATTCCCGCGCGGAAGCCCCGAACAAGTACGCGCCCGGCCGCGCAGGCTTCCCAGCCACGCGACTCGCTTCTTCCATCCAGATGACTTGCTAATCGAGACCTATCGGCCCCGCAACAACCCCTGCTAGGCCCGCTGCTCCTCGAGCCAGCGCTCCAGCCACTTGATCGTGTAATCGCCGGCAAGGAACGCCGGGTCCTTCGCGATCCGCTGGTGAAGGGGAATGGTGGTCTTCATTCCCTCGACCACGAACTCCTCGAGCGCGCGCTTGAGGCGCATGATCGCCTCCTCGCGGTCGAGCCCGTAGACGATCAGCTTGCCGATCATGCTGTCGTAGTAGGGCGGCACGCGGTAGCCGGTGTAGAGCCCGCTATCGACCCGGACGTGCATGCCGCCGGGCGCGACATAATTCTTCACCGTGCCGGGCGAGGGCGCGAAGGTCTCGGGATCCTCGGCGTTGATCCGGCACTCGATCGCGTGCCCGTGGATGCGAACCTGGTCCTGGGTGCAGGACAGGCCGTCACCACTGGCGACCCGGATCTGCTCGCGGACGAGATCGATCCCGGTGATCATCTCGGTCACCGGATGCTCGACCTGGAGCCGGGTGTTCATCTCGATGAAGTAGAACTCGCCGTCCTCGTAGAGGAACTCGATCGTCCCCGCGCCCCGATAGCCCATCTCGGCCATCGCCTTGGCGACCACCCCGCCCATCTGGTTGCGCTGCTCGACGCTGATGACGGGCGAGGGGGCTTCCTCGATCACCTTCTGGTGGCGGCGCTGGATCGAGCAGTCGCGCTCGCCGAGGTGGATCGCCTTGCCGTCGCCGTCGCCGAACACCTGGAACTCGATGTGGCGCGGATCGCCGAGATATTTCTCCATGTAGACGGTGTCGTCGCCGAACGCCGCCTTGGCTTCCGACGCCGCCTGCATCATCAGGCTCTCGAGCTGGTCTTCGTCGGGCACCACCTTCATGCCGCGCCCGCCGCCGCCCGAGGCGGCCTTGATCAGCACCGGATAGCCGATCTCCGCGGCGATCTCCTTCGCCTCGGCGACGCTCTCGATCGGGCCGGGCGAGCCGGGGACCAGCGGCAGGCCGAGCTTGGCGGCGGTGCGCTTCGCCTCGACCTTGTCGCCCATCACCCGGATATGCTCGGGCTTCGGGCCGACCCAGACGATCCCGTGGCTCTCGACGATCTCGGCGAACTGGGCGTTCTCGGAGAGGAAGCCGTAGCCGGGATGGATCGCGTCGGCGTGGGTGATCTCGGCGGCCGAGATGATGTTGGGCATGTTGAGGTAGGAATTGGTCGCCGCCGGCGGGCCGATGCACACCGCCTCGTCGGCCAGCCGCACGTGCATCGCGTCGCTGTCGGCGGTCGAGTGGACCGCCACCGTCCGGATGCCCAGCTCGTGGCAGGCCCGGTGGATGCGGAGCGCGATCTCGCCGCGGTTCGCGATGAGCAGCTTGGTGATGGGCATGGAGGGGAACGCCTACTCGATAACGACGAGGGCCTGGTCGAACT
This window harbors:
- a CDS encoding PAS domain S-box protein, with the translated sequence MYLAGDPELGSGATTTGDFLFEHAPVAMAEADVRSRRLVRVNAAFQRLLGYDEGELQAKVIVDFVHPDDRSTTEAQLSDLMAGRSTGFEAEKTYVRKDGSPVPVCVRAALIKGHQGVRAVAVVNDLSEQRRAEHELSAREQELAETARRFDRLNDVQRRTREEAERSAEVAAAAQTLARTSIYVYDPESDTISENSHLAEVTGYGTMHRLGDWLSIVHPDDCGGVRDAVTAALDHEARFEKRYRIRHADGRVVWINDVATILRDDRGSACRWVGAITDVSEHQQAEEQLQSRNADFETLADHMPALCWMAYGDGAIYWYNRRWYEYTGTDFAAMQGWGWRQVHHPDTLGEVERRWTESLRTGREFEMTFPLLGWDGIYRPFLTRIVPVRNQAGEIVRWFGTNTDVDALKRTEDELRLRTAELETLLTSAPISLAYFDRSHRFIRVNRELAEINGRPVAAHLGRTLHELAPHNAATLGSAIDKVFDTGMPMREFEIANDPASQAGAQRHWMVGLFPVKTGHQVTAAGLWMIEISDRKAAEDREKLLAREVDHRAKNLLAVIQSIVQLSRDVEPDSFRQSVIGRIQALSRAHSLLADARWDGVELSQLATEELAPYVSIGDKRLHVGGPPILLRPAAAQGLGLVLHELATNAAKYGALKQATGSLDIHWNVSGSDGAEQIDIQWAEHGARDVVRPQKQGFGSTMIRATVERQLRGHLSYDWRSDGAVVTMSVPAEHLRTERVDG
- a CDS encoding sigma-70 family RNA polymerase sigma factor, which codes for MADGDRQALQTVYEMTSAKLFGICFRILGDAEEAEDALQEVYVSLWRRAGSFDPDRASPISWLASFARNRAIDRLRSARRSRDTAPIEAAANVGDDRPSAFAVAAQTEEETRLHRCLDTLEEHSRVSIRTAFFDGLTYSQLAGRAEVPLGTMKSWIRRGLQQLRACLEA
- the accC gene encoding acetyl-CoA carboxylase biotin carboxylase subunit; its protein translation is MPITKLLIANRGEIALRIHRACHELGIRTVAVHSTADSDAMHVRLADEAVCIGPPAATNSYLNMPNIISAAEITHADAIHPGYGFLSENAQFAEIVESHGIVWVGPKPEHIRVMGDKVEAKRTAAKLGLPLVPGSPGPIESVAEAKEIAAEIGYPVLIKAASGGGGRGMKVVPDEDQLESLMMQAASEAKAAFGDDTVYMEKYLGDPRHIEFQVFGDGDGKAIHLGERDCSIQRRHQKVIEEAPSPVISVEQRNQMGGVVAKAMAEMGYRGAGTIEFLYEDGEFYFIEMNTRLQVEHPVTEMITGIDLVREQIRVASGDGLSCTQDQVRIHGHAIECRINAEDPETFAPSPGTVKNYVAPGGMHVRVDSGLYTGYRVPPYYDSMIGKLIVYGLDREEAIMRLKRALEEFVVEGMKTTIPLHQRIAKDPAFLAGDYTIKWLERWLEEQRA
- a CDS encoding anti-sigma factor, which gives rise to MTELELLAAEHAVGLLEGEELLEARRLEATDAVFGDQLSEWRNRLAPLLDEVADRLPPESLWARVVEAIDRSQVPGAGAELIDLQRRIRRWKGATGLASAIAASLALVLVIPMGRTPPPAPRPTPVGPAPISRSTMMASLPMTKGPGVVSVSIVPGTSALLVDAATIRAVAGRDHQLWLIPASTGAKPLSLGLVRAGRMDRMAMPSPMLDYLKSGATIALSREPVGGSTTGLPTGPVVASGRLQEI
- a CDS encoding MASE1 domain-containing protein, yielding MFGASAREWTHGFLLLATYAAAAWFGLRWAMVSGAASPVWPAAGIGLAALLVWGKRLWPAISLGTLIAYQLNDNPNPLWTQLIAGLGNGLATVVAASVHDWVAGEKPKFPGVRETAGLLLASAALTLCSTSAGVGALQLAGAIQPGMLAQVAAGWLFGDWAGAMIVGALLLSWRDGSVMRAPLGERLQLPLAIALTAFVVTFVFTLPSGPRAWLVYPPLVWAALATRVRGASLSLTLLTAISIYGTHRGLGPFGSVPPDVRAGLGLLQQYLVITAATILLLAAIADERRWESKLRRTAEQLVERDGQLALAIEHVPAGIAMYDRDMRYIAASERHRADCGLAGSPVGRLHSDLFPDFPEELRAIHRKVLDEGAEYREEESEIALPDGRTRRLRWGARPWRCADGKIGGLVLFSEDVTERHAAEQRERLLTTEVDHRAKNLLAVVQSVVQLTRAETMAEFKASVEGRIQALARTHSLLADSRWDGVELTRLIEDELAPYALDTRVSMDGPPLRLLPPAAQSLGLILHELVTNAVKYGVLGVLGGRVAIRWGVGERWGGSDQRFILLWIESGGRPTQEPEHRGFGSTLIQASVRNQLHGAVAYEWGDQGVEIKLDIPCDALLRRAPAEDDVASPGDAPDPAAFRKPSSCRVLVLEDEPLIALQLEDSLIEGGCEVVGVASTVEQALEMIEQRRPTAAVLDINLGDVTSFTVADRLTALALPFIFCTGYAGAAAVPDRFAAVPVIRKPFNPRTITAWFIEPSEERAKVGPRHSV